A genome region from Acaryochloris marina S15 includes the following:
- a CDS encoding PAS domain S-box protein: MLELLQQQVQDLQTEYAKLQQKRTDDLVREANVQKGVRKHLDSKLRDANQRLTFHVDNSPLAVVEWDSQFRVQRWSQQSENIFGWSASEVLGKHWTDWHFVLEADLEAVMEVTGELLTGHAPRNISQSRNYTKEGLVIDCEWYHSALLDDSDNLISILSLAQDVTTRKQLKKAQQVSKERLQLALEGSGDGLWDWDITSDEVYLSPQWLAMLGYEVNELPGHVSTWENLIHPKDKPWVMELLEAHLQDGEVPYTFDYRMRTQSGEWKWIANYGKVVVRDPDGTPLRMSGTHKDISERKKIEETLWESEERYALAVRGSQDGLWDWDIHTNAVYLSPRFKEIMGYQDHELASEFKAWESQIHPEDHDLVLAKIEDHLKSHLPYDIEYRLRTKQGDYLWVHARGQAIWNKDGVPLRMAGSISDISERKHTEVALRRQALIFQSIKDGVILTDSAGCIIDWNPAAETIFGYTKAEVLGQTPDILHQPGESVTLTQQIIDDMKREGQWSGEIAFVRKNGTIGLCETVVVPLLDQNGQFVATIGLNHDITERQKAEKQIHEQAALLNITTDATMVRSLDHKILFWNQGAERLYGWQAKDVLGRNVNDLLYPESLTQLEDIQNALRENGTWQGELQQVTHSGQEIVVDSRWTLMQDDNRQPSSILVVNTDITEKKQLEAQYLRAQRLESIGTLAGGIAHDLNNILTPIVGIAGLLPLKIPHLDEQSQHLIEMMQISAHRGADLVQQVLSFSRGIENKRITLQVGHLLSEVKDFAEKTFPKNIKLHINLPSDLGMVSGDATQLHQMLMNLCVNAHDSMPHGGTLSFSAENFLIDENYAQMLLEAQVGPYIILSVADTGVGMAAETLERIFDPFFTTKEVGSGTGLGLSTLMGIVKSHGGFVKVDSQLGSGTQFSVYLPVVEDNNTAQTEALEHVNGLGELILVVDDEAPIREIAKATLEAYNYKVITAQTGIEAIAQYVQHQDDIDAVLMDMMMPEMDGTTAIQTLKALDPQVKIIVATGLVSKEQNPTDIDLKSDALLSKPYTAETLLNTLKGVFNHTP, from the coding sequence GTGCTGGAACTGCTGCAGCAACAGGTTCAAGATTTGCAAACAGAGTATGCCAAACTGCAGCAAAAGCGAACAGATGATTTAGTCCGGGAAGCCAATGTCCAAAAGGGCGTTAGAAAGCATCTTGACTCAAAACTTCGGGATGCCAATCAGCGCTTGACCTTTCACGTAGATAACTCTCCCCTTGCTGTCGTTGAGTGGGATTCTCAATTCCGAGTGCAGCGCTGGTCACAGCAGTCAGAGAATATCTTTGGTTGGAGTGCCTCAGAAGTCTTGGGTAAACACTGGACGGACTGGCATTTTGTGCTTGAAGCGGACTTAGAGGCGGTCATGGAAGTCACGGGTGAGCTATTGACAGGTCATGCGCCACGAAATATTAGCCAGAGCCGTAACTATACCAAAGAGGGCTTGGTCATTGATTGTGAATGGTATCACTCTGCTCTCCTAGACGACTCAGATAATCTCATCAGTATTTTATCGCTCGCTCAAGATGTGACTACTCGCAAGCAGCTGAAGAAAGCACAGCAGGTTAGCAAAGAACGCTTGCAGTTAGCACTTGAAGGCTCTGGGGATGGGCTGTGGGATTGGGATATCACCTCAGATGAGGTTTATTTAAGTCCCCAATGGTTAGCAATGCTGGGTTATGAAGTGAATGAACTCCCCGGACATGTCAGCACCTGGGAGAACCTGATCCATCCAAAAGATAAACCTTGGGTGATGGAACTTTTGGAGGCGCACCTTCAGGATGGAGAGGTTCCTTATACCTTTGACTATCGAATGCGGACCCAGTCAGGCGAATGGAAATGGATTGCCAATTATGGCAAAGTCGTGGTCCGCGATCCCGATGGCACACCACTAAGGATGTCAGGAACCCACAAAGATATTAGCGAGCGCAAAAAAATCGAGGAGACTTTATGGGAAAGTGAAGAACGTTATGCTTTGGCTGTCAGAGGGTCTCAAGATGGTTTGTGGGATTGGGATATCCACACAAACGCCGTCTACTTATCCCCTCGGTTCAAGGAAATCATGGGATATCAGGATCATGAGTTGGCTAGCGAGTTTAAAGCCTGGGAGTCACAGATACATCCAGAAGACCACGATCTGGTTCTAGCCAAGATTGAGGACCATCTTAAGTCTCATCTTCCTTACGATATTGAGTACCGTTTACGTACCAAACAAGGCGACTATCTCTGGGTTCATGCCCGAGGTCAAGCCATTTGGAACAAAGATGGAGTTCCTCTGCGCATGGCAGGATCCATCAGCGATATCAGCGAGCGCAAGCACACTGAAGTTGCTTTGCGGCGACAGGCATTAATCTTCCAGAGCATTAAGGATGGTGTGATTCTAACTGATTCAGCAGGTTGCATCATTGATTGGAATCCGGCAGCAGAAACGATATTCGGCTATACCAAAGCCGAGGTATTAGGCCAGACACCAGATATACTCCATCAACCTGGAGAATCTGTAACTCTAACTCAACAAATTATTGATGACATGAAACGTGAGGGGCAGTGGTCGGGTGAGATCGCCTTTGTTCGCAAAAATGGCACAATAGGCTTGTGCGAAACGGTTGTTGTCCCCCTCTTGGATCAGAACGGTCAGTTCGTGGCAACCATCGGACTCAACCATGACATCACTGAACGACAGAAGGCAGAAAAGCAAATTCATGAGCAGGCTGCTCTGCTGAATATCACTACAGATGCGACGATGGTCCGCAGTTTAGATCACAAAATCTTATTCTGGAATCAAGGGGCTGAAAGACTCTATGGATGGCAGGCAAAAGACGTCTTAGGGCGAAATGTCAATGACCTTTTGTACCCGGAATCTTTGACACAGCTTGAGGACATTCAGAATGCACTACGTGAGAACGGTACATGGCAGGGAGAGTTGCAGCAAGTAACCCATAGTGGCCAGGAGATAGTTGTGGATAGTCGCTGGACCTTAATGCAAGATGACAATAGACAGCCATCCTCAATCCTGGTTGTGAACACCGATATTACTGAGAAAAAACAATTGGAAGCGCAATATCTGCGTGCTCAGCGACTAGAGAGCATTGGCACTCTTGCTGGAGGTATTGCCCACGACCTTAACAATATTTTGACTCCAATTGTCGGTATTGCTGGACTGTTGCCGCTCAAAATCCCCCATCTTGATGAACAGAGCCAGCATCTCATTGAGATGATGCAGATCAGTGCCCATCGAGGAGCTGATTTAGTCCAGCAAGTCTTGTCCTTCTCGCGTGGAATCGAAAATAAACGCATAACATTGCAAGTCGGGCATCTGCTCTCAGAAGTCAAAGACTTTGCCGAAAAAACCTTTCCTAAGAACATCAAGCTGCACATCAATCTCCCTAGTGACCTAGGCATGGTCAGCGGTGATGCGACTCAATTACATCAGATGCTTATGAATCTCTGCGTCAATGCCCATGATTCTATGCCTCATGGAGGAACCCTAAGCTTCTCTGCTGAAAACTTTCTCATTGATGAGAACTACGCCCAAATGCTTCTAGAGGCCCAGGTCGGTCCTTATATAATTCTCTCAGTTGCAGATACTGGTGTTGGCATGGCAGCAGAAACATTGGAACGCATTTTCGATCCCTTTTTCACGACGAAAGAGGTGGGCTCAGGCACGGGACTGGGACTATCTACGCTTATGGGTATTGTCAAGAGCCATGGAGGGTTTGTAAAGGTAGATAGCCAGTTGGGGAGTGGGACTCAATTTTCGGTGTATTTGCCCGTAGTAGAGGACAATAACACCGCTCAAACGGAAGCTCTTGAGCACGTCAATGGCCTGGGAGAATTGATTTTGGTTGTAGATGACGAAGCCCCGATTCGTGAAATTGCGAAGGCGACATTGGAAGCCTACAACTATAAGGTGATTACAGCTCAAACTGGCATTGAGGCGATTGCTCAATACGTCCAGCATCAAGATGATATCGATGCAGTCTTGATGGATATGATGATGCCTGAGATGGATGGTACCACTGCAATTCAGACACTGAAAGCTTTGGACCCACAGGTCAAGATTATTGTTGCTACTGGCTTAGTGAGTAAGGAACAAAACCCTACTGATATTGATCTAAAAAGTGATGCCTTGCTATCAAAGCCCTATACGGCTGAGACATTGTTGAACACTTTGAAAGGGGTGTTTAATCACACTCCATGA
- a CDS encoding response regulator: protein MSIIQPKTLLCIDDDVCTVYVIRVALETTAGWQVLGALSGSEGLTMAIAQPPDAILLDLKMPLMTGMETLLELKKIPTTQNIPIVFLTGRPDLAKQHQYAGLGVQAIITKPFDVLTLAHQISAALDWAD, encoded by the coding sequence ATGTCTATCATCCAACCCAAGACGCTACTTTGCATTGATGATGATGTTTGTACAGTATATGTCATCCGAGTTGCTCTAGAAACGACAGCGGGTTGGCAAGTCTTGGGTGCTCTAAGTGGTTCTGAAGGGCTAACTATGGCGATAGCTCAACCGCCTGATGCGATTCTCCTAGACCTGAAAATGCCCTTAATGACGGGCATGGAGACCTTACTTGAGCTGAAAAAAATCCCCACCACCCAAAATATTCCTATTGTTTTTCTCACTGGGAGACCCGACCTCGCTAAACAACACCAATATGCTGGTTTAGGTGTTCAGGCAATCATTACAAAACCGTTTGATGTTTTGACACTAGCCCATCAAATCTCAGCCGCTTTGGATTGGGCTGACTGA